CCCGCTCTGCAAAAAGCAGTGTTCCGCATTGATGAACAGGATTGGGAACTGATCATAGACGAAAGCCTGAGCAACAGGTTCATTACCAAGATCCATCTTGAGGCAGATATCCGCGTGCAAAGAACAGAGGATATCGATTGGTTTAGCTACGAGATCAGCTATCGTCATAAGGATTTGCGTTTCAGTCATGAAGAACTTGCCCGCTACTTCAAGTCCAAAGATGAATTTCTGCACACAGTGGACGGCAGGATATTCTTCATCAGCAATCCCCAGATATTTTCCGAAGTGGATCACCTGCTGGTGCGCAGTCAGAAAGATACAGATTCGGTGTATCGTGCCCGCATCCTGAATCTGCCCTATTATCAGAGGCTGAGGGAAGAAAATCCTGCTTTCAAAATAATTGGTGATGACTATCTGGAAAACCTGTTTGAAGACCTTCACGAACGCAAACTAAAGCGTAGTCCGGAATTACCTTCCTTTTTACAGACCATTCTGCGTGGATATCAGAAGTCGGGAGTAGCTTGGCTGTCCATGTTGAAACACTATCGTCTAAACGGTATACTGGCAGACGAGATGGGATTGGGCAAGACCATTCAGGCTCTTGCTATGATTGCTATGGCACCTGAAGACAGCGTCAACATGGTGATTTGTCCCAAAACTCTGCTCTACAACTGGGCTGGAGAGATCGAGAAATTTCATACAAACATACCTTACGCAATTGTAGAGGGCAACACCACAAACCGCATCGAGCTTTTGCAAAATCCCAATATCCGGCTGTACATAATGAGTTACTCCATGGTTTCCAGCGACGCATCTCAATTGAAAAACATGCATTTCGATTGGCTGATTCTGGATGAAGCTCAGAACATCAAAAACGTATCCGCACTGCGAACCAAGGCCATCAAGAAGCTGAATTCAAACCACCGTATGGCACTTTCCGGCACTCCCATAGAGAATAACCTCACCGAATTGTGGAGCATCATGGACTTTTTGATGCCCGGTTATATGGGTAGCCTGAAAAGCTTCAAAGATAAATACATGAAACCGGAGGATGATCGGGAAGCCAGGCAATCTCTGCACAGGCTATGCTCGCCCTTCCTGCTGCGCCGTGTGAAAAAGGAAGTGTTGCTGGAGCTGCCGGATAAACAGGAACAAATCTCCTGGTGCAAAATGAGCGCAATTCAAGAGAAATTGTATCTGCAGATTCTGGATACCGTTCAGAAGAAACTGATGCCCGGTACTACCGAAGAAATGAGCTATGTACACATATTGGCGGCACTTACGAAACTGCGTCAGGTATGTAATCATCCGCATCTGGCCAATAGCGATGTCCTTCCCGTTCCTGAGCTTTCAGCGAAACTGGAGATGCTGGTGGAATTGGTGCAAGACGCTATCTCCGCAGGACACAAGATCCTTGTCTTTTCCCAGTTTGTGCAGATGCTGCAGATCATCAGAAAGGTGTTTGACGATTTGGGAGTGAAGTATAGCTATCTGGATGGCAAAACCCGGGATCGGGCGGAGCAAGTGGCAGCTTTTGAACATGATGAAGACATCCGTCTGTTTCTTATCAGCCTGAAGACGGGAGGTACCGGCTTGAATCTGACTGCTGCAGACACTGTGATCTTGTATGACCCCTGGTGGAATCCCATGGTGGAAAATCAAGCTATCGACCGCACTCACCGCATCGGACAAACC
This sequence is a window from Candidatus Cloacimonadota bacterium. Protein-coding genes within it:
- a CDS encoding DEAD/DEAH box helicase, whose translation is MARLFSKDYHDKSNSWYFNHAVILLEDGDLWHWHTLDESDNVILRFYPSRDKREYFSAWVEVHYDPREKRILSYQCAECGHDESCRHYLSLLRYSYNFISDDILKEELVQTCDSDCLRGNLRWIDSAHRFKLLFENIYNPSSAKIRIYHQGLEDVDVPSLLKMLKDYEYFSEELVENYRVFDYFQLAFFEYMAKSGIHYSVKNQNWSIPKAQFAELLMHLEQMSGRLFVKETNEELTFAAQPYPLALRIDKAGKTNYNLFPVLVDEVSAWFSGYPTWLFFRNRIHKVWLPFKEPIIDAIFKREMQITAKDLVYYRSIVHNELSRQDIYLDFSESIELPRIMYSKPKGRLYVKALGEDILIDGFLVYEDSYELPLSALKYRKSLVNSVYRGGDANDKIWFYLSPDLQDKAQALLDMLPVPEINQLEQKSQLVFKNEDFPALQKAVFRIDEQDWELIIDESLSNRFITKIHLEADIRVQRTEDIDWFSYEISYRHKDLRFSHEELARYFKSKDEFLHTVDGRIFFISNPQIFSEVDHLLVRSQKDTDSVYRARILNLPYYQRLREENPAFKIIGDDYLENLFEDLHERKLKRSPELPSFLQTILRGYQKSGVAWLSMLKHYRLNGILADEMGLGKTIQALAMIAMAPEDSVNMVICPKTLLYNWAGEIEKFHTNIPYAIVEGNTTNRIELLQNPNIRLYIMSYSMVSSDASQLKNMHFDWLILDEAQNIKNVSALRTKAIKKLNSNHRMALSGTPIENNLTELWSIMDFLMPGYMGSLKSFKDKYMKPEDDREARQSLHRLCSPFLLRRVKKEVLLELPDKQEQISWCKMSAIQEKLYLQILDTVQKKLMPGTTEEMSYVHILAALTKLRQVCNHPHLANSDVLPVPELSAKLEMLVELVQDAISAGHKILVFSQFVQMLQIIRKVFDDLGVKYSYLDGKTRDRAEQVAAFEHDEDIRLFLISLKTGGTGLNLTAADTVILYDPWWNPMVENQAIDRTHRIGQTRKVQVFRLITKASVEEKILSLQKNKIELFNEVIEGGTGVLKSMSLEELKGLFSY